In a single window of the Tribolium castaneum strain GA2 chromosome 8, icTriCast1.1, whole genome shotgun sequence genome:
- the LOC660424 gene encoding CDGSH iron-sulfur domain-containing protein 3, mitochondrial, translated as MILILKNTHPTTSAFRILPKVLFSSKSAQIPTNALKDVITADKQPENGLVYDKKPFKMPLEAGKRYSWCLCGYSHTQPFCDGTHKNQQLKIKLKPVAFKVEESKEYWLCNCKHTANRPFCDGTHKQPIVQEATSVVKQ; from the exons atgattttaattctgaaaaacaCACATCCGACAACGTCTGCGTTCCGAATTTTACCAAAA gTACTATTCAGCAGCAAATCGGCTCAAATCCCCACAAATGCCCTCAAAGACGTGATCACGGCTGACAAACAGCCCGAAAATGGCCTGGTTTACGACAAAAAACCATTCAAAATGCCTCTGGAGGCTG GTAAACGATATTCGTGGTGCCTGTGTGGTTATAGTCACACGCAGCCGTTCTGTGACGGCACTCACAAGAACcaacaattgaaaataaaactaaa GCCTGTGGCTTTTAAAGTAGAGGAAAGTAAGGAATATTGGTTGTGTAACTGCAAACACACGGCCAATAGGCCGTTCTGTGACGGCACCCACAAACAACCAATAGTCCAAGAAGCCACTTCTGTAGTAAAACAATGA
- the LOC660365 gene encoding mitochondrial import inner membrane translocase subunit TIM16 — protein MAKYIAQIIIAGTQVIGRAFARAIKQEYEASQQAAQRLGNAKTRNERIANNKLGLSLDEAKQILNVSNLNKEEVEKRYEALFKANEKSSGGSFYLQSKVVRAKERIDMEMKNQEESPGKDKANKT, from the coding sequence atggCAAAATACATCGCCCAGATTATAATAGCTGGTACTCAAGTGATCGGACGGGCGTTCGCTCGTGCTATAAAGCAAGAATACGAGGCGTCGCAACAAGCAGCACAGAGGTTAGGAAATGCGAAAACGCGGAACGAACGAATAGCCAATAACAAATTAGGTTTATCGTTAGATGAGGCGAAACAGATATTAAACGTCTCAAACTTGAACAAGGAAGAGGTGGAGAAGCGCTACGAAGCCCTATTTAAAGCGAATGAAAAGTCAAGTGGCGGCTCGTTTTACCTCCAATCAAAAGTTGTGAGGGCGAAGGAGCGAATTGATATGGAAATGAAGAATCAGGAGGAGAGTCCCGGGAAAGATAAAGCGAATAAAACGTGA
- the Manf gene encoding mesencephalic astrocyte-derived neurotrophic factor homolog, with translation MEFQLIFTVLFASIVAVNSLKQGECEVCIKVLDKFAASLSDDVKKDPKLIESKFRDYCKNTRNKENRFCYYLGGLEESATGILGEMSKPLSWSMPSDKICEKLKKKDAQICELRYDVEIDLKTVDLKKLKVRDLKKIINDWGEDCQGCIEKSEFIQRIEELKHKHTEL, from the exons ATGGAATTTCAATTAATCTTCACTGTTCTATTCGCAAGCATCGTCGCGGTGAACAGTTTAAAGCAAGGAGAATGCGAAGTCTGTATCAAAGTCTTGGACAAATTCGCGGCCAGTTTATCAGACGACGTGAAAAAAGACCCGAAATTGATAGAATCCAAATTTCGGGACTATTGTAAAAACACGAGAAACAAGGAGAATCGATTT tGTTACTACTTGGGGGGCCTTGAGGAAAGTGCCACTGGTATTTTGGGCGAAATGTCCAAACCGCTTTCATGGTCAATGCCATCGGACAAAATCTgcgaaaaattgaagaaaaaagacGCCCAAATCTGCGAATTGCGCTACGACGTCGAAATCGATTTAAAGACAGTTGATTTGAAGAAACTCAAAGTGAGGGATTTGAAGAAGATTATCAACGACTGGGGCGAAGACTGCCAAGGGTGCATCGAAAAAAGCGAGTTCATCCAAAGAATAGAAGAATTGAAGCATAAACATACCGAACTTTAA